CCTGTCCATTCTGAGGCCTGACTCGGGTGCACAGGCCCTGCAGTTAGCTCCAGAAGTCCTAGGGACCTCCCCCCTCAGAGGGCTCACGGGGAGTCTCGGGGCCCCCCTGTAGAGCAGCCGTCTTCACACTTGTTCAGTGTTCTGCATTTCTCATGTTGCTTCATTCGAGCCTCGTGCCAGGCCCTAAGCCAGGGAGGTGAGCCATCACTGCACGcccttgacagatgaggaaacgggaAACTCCCGCCCCCTAACCTGGGGCTTTCCCTGCTGTCCTGCTCCAGCTGCTTTCTTACCTGACCAGAGGGGGAGCGTGGGCTCTCTGCGGGGGAGAAAGTCCCAGTTTTCTCGAGCCCAAGCTCCTctctgcctcaatttccccaaGTGTGCCTAGCATCGACCCCGGCTGTGAGAAAAGAAGTCCACTGAGGGCCCAGGGAGCACAGACAGGTCAGGCGGCCAGGCCGACCTGGAGGCTGAACAGGCCAAACAGGCCCCAAGGAATCCCGCTCCACCTCTACCTTGGAGAACAGGCCGAAGCAGCCGATGCAGCTGATGATGCAGTAAACCTTGGGAAGGCGAGGGCCACGGCCGgcgggctggggagggacagacaggctCCTTCAGTGCCGCAGCCTCCCCAGGGCTTCTCCCAACTGGGGCTGACGGGGCACACGGCTGGTGGCTGGGACTAGGGGACTCATGGGGAAAGGCGGGCCAGACGGAGAAGCCCCTGGCTGTGCAGAGCTTCTGTTCGTGGCGCAGGCAGCAGGGAGGCCAGAACAGCCACCATGGTCAAAAGAAGATGGCCTTGAGGGGGCCAAGCCCTGCCACCGTCAGCACCAGCACCATGTGGGGCCCGCAGAGAAAGGGAGCAAGTGTGCTGTAGAGATGAGGGAATGGCGAGGGAGGACAGCACTGTAAAAGTGACTTGGAGAATCCTCTTGAGACCCAAGAATCATCGTCCAACCCCAGTCTATGCTCTGGGAGGCTCTGGGGGCCAAGGCGGCCAGGCCTGGGTACAGTAGGTGGAGAGGGGATTAGGCAGGAGCCTCCCACACAGGGAGATGTCAGAAGCttggggagagaagagaccaAAGCATGGCCAGCAAAGGTCCCCTGGGTGGGCAAGGAGGGGCAAGTGTCCCCGTTCCTGCAGGGTTGCAGAGGGCACTAACATGGCAGCAGGTGCTGGGCCGTGCGCTCCCCGCAACCACCACTGCCAAGGAGCCTTGGCTTTTGCAGCTGAAGCTTGAGCAAGCCCAGCTGTGGAGCCGAGCGGgctgcagagaggagggggcagttCTGAGCAGCACAGACCAAGAGGCGCCTGCAGTATCCAATCTTCCTGCTCCCATCCACGTTGGTCAGAACGAAGGAAAAGGTCTCCCTGAAGAAGAGCACACACATGGTTTGCATTTGCCCACTAGACCCTAAAACAGGAAGGCGGCAGCCTCAGAGAGATGCTGAGCAGGgtcaggagggcagaggggagctgCTGATTAATCCTGAGAGTAATAATAACACCAGTAATTTATTACGTGCTTATTGGCTCCCAGCTCTAAACGCACCACCTCGTTTAATTGTCAAAACAACCCTTTGAGGTAGGTTCAACTACGATCCCCACTTGAAAGACAAAGGAACTGAGGCCGCAAAGGTGGTTCTTATCCAAGGTCATTCGACTCAAAAGTAgtaaagcggggcgcctgggtggtgcagtcagttaagcgtccgacttcagccaggtcacgatctcgcggtccgtgagttcgagccccgcgtcgggctctgggctgatggctcagagcctggagcctgtttccgattctgtgtctccctctctctctgcccctcccccgttcatgctctgtctctctctgtcccaaaaataaataaacgttgaaaaaaaaaaaaaaaaaagtggtaaagcCAAAATGCGAACTCGGGCAGCCAAAAACCAGGGCTGATGCTGAAAGGGACTTTGCCACATTGCCTTCATTGAAGCCAAAGGCCTTCTGCTGAGTCCAGCTTCTTCCAGAAGCAGCCAAAACATGGCGACTGTCATTCCCAGGACAGGTGAGAGAACCTCGCCCTTCTCTGGACAGAGGTGACAGGCCGGTTGACCGAGTTGGCTAAGATCCCTGGCCTTGGGGGACTCCAGGAGAGATGTTTATAAATGGATTGACTACAGCCCCTCCCCATCAGGAGAGAAGCTGGTGAGAACTGGCATCCACACCAAGTGAGGGAGCCACAGGACCCACCTGGCTCACACGTGTCCCTTCTCCCCCAGTCCCAGGTTCCTCTGTCCCAGGCCCGGGCAATTACCTGGGGTACTCAGTGAGCGGTGCCCACTCATTCCCATCTGGGAAGCAGAACAAGGGGATGGCACTGAGCAGccgttcctcctcctcctgctggccCCGGAGCAGGTTCTCTCGCTATAGGAAACAGGGGAAAAGCCCAGTGAattgtgggggcaggggcaggaggagagggcttGAGGGCTGGCGGGCTGCTCTTGAGGCTCTAAAGCAGTTTGAGAATAAGCTTCCCTGCTGGCATGGGGGCTCAACGTGCCTCTGCCTGTCACTCTGCACAGGGACTTCATTCAGGGTCCGACCAGCCCCACGGCTGAGTCTACACGAGCCTGAGTTAGACATCAGTATCCTAAGGACCTACATAGGCAGGAAGGGGGCCAGGGCCTCACTTAGTATAGAAAGGCCCAGAGGCTGCCTGGCCTCCTGGAGGGGCCACGTGAGAGAGCCACCACATTAGAGAGGACAGGTGGCCAGCTCAGCTGCCGGGCCGGCAGGGTCAATGAGGATGCCCTACGCCCGCCCCTGACCGCAGTGCGGGAGCAGACATGAAGGAGCCTGGTGTTTGGGCTGTGGCCACAGGCTGAGCCTGCCCACCAGCTGTGTGCCCgccccaccctctccttcccacccaccccagggaGGGGATGCCCGCAAGGAGGTCTGGCAGAAGGTAAGCTTCTCTACAGAGAAGGATGACTAAGGATGGAATTTGGAAGAACTAGGAGGCCCCAAAAGGGGCAGAAGAACCAGCCTGGTCTCCCGGCCAGGGAGCCCAGGTCAGGTCCTCACAAAGAAGCCAGACCTAGATTCTGTGGGTGATAACAGGAAACAGGGCTGGGCCTGAAGGAAACAGGAGCGGAGGAGCGCAAGGCGGCTCTAGACCTGAGCCCTGGCACTGCCCCCCTCTCAAACACCCAAACCcgggctccccctgccccctccttcagTCCTTACCTTGGGAAACTGGTAGGTGATGGTGGGCTCATAGTCATGCCCTGAACTCTTTTTTTTGAGGGAAACCACGAAGAGGTATTCAAAGAAGTGCTGCCCTCCAGCAAAGGTAGACAGACAGTGCTCCGGGGCCCTTTCTGGTTCCTTCGCAGCTTCCCTCAGGTTGTCCTGGCGACTTCCTGAAACCAAGACACCAGACCCCACTTGGTATCTTCGAAGCCCATGCCCCAggtggagcctgtgtggctccCGGCAAGTTGTGCATCTCGGGGCCGCCAGGCCAACGCTAAGGTCCCCGGAGCCTTCCCCGCTCCTCAGGGCCTGCAACAGGGTCAGAACCAACTGGGCAGTTTCCGTGCCTGCCCTGGGAGATTTGAAAACCCAGGGAGCCAAGAGGGGGACAGAAGCCACTGATTTGGACGCCAAGGAAAGGGACTGGGGAGCCGCTTGGGAGGCCCTTTGCCCCAGAGGCAGAGACTGTGCCCACCCACAGGTGCCCAGGGCAGTACCTGAAAGAGTAAGCCCTGAGCGGACATGTATCCAAAGCAGAACAGGTCCCAGAGCCACGTGCCTGTGACCACACAAACCCTCCCATGGTGGGGCATGACCAGCTCTAAAATCCAGTAGGGGAAGTATTCTGGTCTAGTCACACGGGGACCAGATGGAGGTCAAACTATAAAGATTCTACatgtaagaaaaggaagaagcatTTCAAGGAAGAAACAGCCCCATCCAAGAGGGTCACCCTAGAAAACAGGAAGTGGGTAATCCAGTCCAGACCTGCTCGGAGTCGGGGCAGCCGGTTTCGGAACAGCCTGAGCATCGTGCCTACCACTTGTCCTTCCATCTTCTCGAACCTGCAGGGCATTGGAGTGCTTCCCTTTCCTCCTACAGACCGGCTACAGAGAGTCTGAGAGAGGGGCCGCTTCAGTCTCCAACCACAACTCCGTGAAGCCAAGCCATGTGCTGCCTTCCAAACAGGGGACGGCAGTTTCCATGCTGAGCACCCAATGGCTGAGCAAGAAGGATGTGACGGGACCCAGGAAGGCAGCAGAAGGCCCGCACCAACAGAGGCAGCATCCTGGCACTGCAGCTCAGACCTCAGCTCCTCCCAAGAGCCCCAGGGTGTGGCGAGAGAAAAGGTCGTGAGCAAACACCTCCAAGGCCCAGCTGCTTTCTGGGCTAAGGGCTGTGAATTCTGGGCTGCGGATTGTGCAACGGGTTTATTTACAATTTCAGGACGGTGAAGAATGCCTAAGAGCATCAGACTGTGGGCACTGGAACTTCACCAGCCCCAGGACAGGGATCTTATATCCCCGTAACTTTGACTCCTGACCTTTCACATCTCAACTTGGTCCGCTTACCGCCCCAAACCCCCGCAAGGCCCCATGCTGCATTCAGGAGTTTCCAGGACTTCAGGACTGCAAGCAAGAGGATAGGACCAAATATTCCCCACAGCCAGCATACCACTGCCTCCCTTGATTAAGATAAATAGACTCAGTCCATTAATTctctaaatggaaaaaaaccGTTCTAGCATGAGAGAGTTCTGGAAATTGATACGAACGTAAAAGCCTCCTCTCCTCGAGGTAAAATAGAGAACAAATCCATCTCTGAGCTGGAGAGTTCCTGATACTTCAGGATGATCTACAGCGATGCATCTctcacagcaccccccccccgccccccgctccaCCCCTGCAACATATCCGAAGTCTGACTTCTCTTACGGGAACCGTTCCAGGGCTCCAGCAAAGGATCCCACTTCCCAAATAGGAAGCACTGACTCAGGACAGTCTCCCTGGCCTACAGTAGGGGACGGACCAGTAGCCTCAGCAGCTTGAGGGGCATTCGGTGACAATAGAAAGCAACTGGGTgatctctgccctacccccactccTGCTCAGGCTTTTTTCCCCGTTGAGCCAGGTCAATAGTTCTGCCCAAGCTAAAAGCAGAGCAGGTGGCCCCTTGGGCTCTAGTGGTATCTAGAGCTAGGaggctggggaagagagaaaaataacaataagtcACCTACGAATGAGTAAATGCCCAGGGTCAGAGAGGACTTTGTCAGAAAGCTGACTCTAAAAGGGACCAGGAAGCAAAAGGGTTTGGTATCAGTGTTTGCCACTCCAGCAAAGAATTAGCAGCCCGCTGGAGGAAAGTGGGTTGCTTGAAAGGGGGAGATGGCTGCCTTCTTCTTAAGAGCTCCAGATTGGCTTTTGTGGGACTAGTAAAAGCCAGGACTCAGGGGCCCCAGACACGACTCGTGGGGAGAACCCACAAGGAAGGATGTGACAGATTCTGTCATGGTGAGGACAATGACCCAGAATACTCAGAACTGTCACCACGCCTTACAACCTGCACAGACTTGTTACACAACCCTCACCACCTGAGGAACAAGCATCTTCCTcacacagatggggaaactgagtcacagaacaAGTCAGGGGCTATTCAGGGACTATTAACAgaatggggggggtgggtaggaattATGAGAGTCCCATGTCTATGCTCCTGCCTTTTAGATATAGTACACACCAAACATTCCACAAATGTGGGCTGCCTCCCGTTTACAAAGGTCTTTGAGAACCCAAATCTTTTCACTGACCATTCCAGAACCTCAGGAAATTATGCCTTTCCCTGAACTCTTTGGGTTGCATTTTCAGCCCATTTCCTCCTGCTTTATCAGCAGAGCCAGGAGAACAGCAAAACtcacaaaatcaaacaaaagagaTTACCAGACTTTTGGGCTGAAGCCCAAGAAATCCAGAAAAGGAttgctttcttctccctttcaaaGAGGTTTATcaacagaagagaaaagctgAACAGAAAACATtcatcctaggggtgcctgggtggctcagtcggttgagtgtccgactttggttcgggtcatgatctcgaggtctgtgagtttgagccccgtgtcgggctctgtgctgacagctcagagcctggagcctgctttggattctgtgtctccctctctctctgcgcctcccccacttgcaccctgtctctctctgtctctcaaaaataaataaataaatgtaaaaaaaaaaaaaagaaagaaaacattcatcCCATTAATATaggtcatctcatttaatccctggTGCCCTGGAGTGCAATCACAGTCCTGAGTTTTTTAGTTGAGGAGGGAGCCACCCCTTCTAGGGAAGTCGAGAGTCTGGTTACACTTGTTCCTCCACCAGGAAGCCCCTCCCACAGCCACCTGACTAAAGTCACAAAACCAGCTAGACTATAGGTAAGGGGACTTTTTAGAACTTTGATGTAGAAGGCTggctcttccttttctagctcaGCTGCTCTCCACTCAggaccaccaccactgccacttCTTCCCACCAGGATGATTTACACATGCgtgtacgtgcacacacataaacaaacacacacacacacacacacacacacacacacacacacacacacacttcttacCACACAACTGCCCTGAGgccaaaagggaaaagaagatgcGGGAACTCCCCAGAAAGGTGAAGGATGGTATGGAAGACGAAGACAGCACACTCTCCTGGCCTGACAGGTGGCCAAGCTCAGGACGGCGAACACCGGCTGCTCACCTCACAGCTCCTCCTTGATGCCCAGACACCATGATCAGCCCActttgggggctggggtgggaacaGTTGGAATGTCTCCTCTGGGCTGCCAAAAGCAGAACTCTGCCATTCACACAGCCTTCTGAGGGTTGAGGGAGTCCAGGAAAGCCCAGGCCAGTACTCTCCAGAGAAAGGAGGACACCAGCGAGGTCAGAACGGCCGAACTCTGTGCCAACCCTTGCCGTCCAGAGCCCTGCCCCCATTCCTGTCTCTGAAATAGTCTGggagtgaggggggtgggggtggggttggcaggagggagggcagaaggagcaCCTGTGTCTCACCCCAGATCTGCCCAATTCAGGGGCCTGGCGTAGGAAGGGGACTTTTCAACTGCCAATGTTAGAAGGCTGTCTGGGAGTGACCCGATTTACCTTCCAACCGACTCCTTTCTGCTCAGAAGATGCGACCTCTGGGCAAAGTATCTAAAGGACACTTCAGGACTGGCTACCGGCAAGccgaaataaatgtttgttgaatgaatgaaaacatgaatgaattCCCAATTGTGTTCTTGCAAAGCCCAGCGCCCCTGctaggaagaaaggaagtgacTTTCTACTGGAGTCCCCACAACCCTGGACGGGAGGAATTCTTTCCCCctcacctgggggtgggggtgtcagcGGCCAGGGCAGGCGTGCCCTGTCTGGTTCGCAGGCTCTAAGGCCCCGCAGAGCAGGCGCTCTCCCAGGTCTGCCGGGGGCCACACTCTCCGGGGCCCCGCCGCCCGCAGGTGGGGGCGGTCACGTCGGGGGAGCGGAGTTTCCGAGGAGCGcagcgggcggggcggggctggggttCCAGGAGGGCGCCTCAAGCACACTGCGGTTGCACCACAAGCTTCCTGGCTGGGAGGACACGTGGCCCCGGGGCCCCACAACGGCTTCCTTCGGCCCGCCGCCTCCCCCTCGCCCCCGCGGGCCTGGGCGCCCCTCCGATCTGCGACCCCGGCGCCACCTCGCCACGTCCCCTCCACCTGCGCTCCCTCTCCGGCTCACCTGGCGCCGGGCCTGCGCTCCTAGTGGCCCTCAGTCGCCCCCCCCTCGAGCCTCCCCCCCGCACCCtctcccccggcccccgccccgccagcCTCGAGGCCCGGCCCCCGGCttccccgcccccgcgccccggcCCCGCACTAACCCCCGCGGCTGCGCTTCAGTCTCAGGCTGGCTCGGAGGCGGTGGCCGAGCCCATCCATGGCCCGGCGAGTGCCCGGCGCCCGTCCCGGGtccgcgccggccccgcccccggagcTCGCCCTTCGCGGACCCGGCACTTTCGCTTTCacgcgggggggtggggggggaggccgAGGGCACAGGCCCGGGACCGGGCGGCGCACCTTCCGGACGGCGGGCCAAACCCCGGCGCACCTGGGCGGGCCGCCTCTGCcctgggccccccccccgcccccggcggaGCGGCGTGGGGTGACAGAGGGCGCTCGACGCGCGTCCGGGAGGGGGCGGTGCCACCGCGCTCCCACCCTCCGTGGGGCGCCCCGGGAAGCTCGACTTGCCTGAGCCCGCAGTCCCCAAACGCGCGGGTGCGACGCGGTCACGCCCTACCTTCTCGGCACCGGCTGGGAGTGCCCTGTGGGCACCGGGGCCCTTTCCAGGTGGCTCCACTTATCTCAGAGTCGGCACACCTTCCACCCTTCCATCTTCTCCCCACCCCGCAACTGCTCTAGCCTCTGGCCATTTCCTTCTGTGTCCTATGCTTTCTGTGTCCTTGCACCCATAGGGCACGTGTCCCTCACTCTTTTCCCTATTTCACTTCCCTAAGAACCAACGAGCCAACGACAGCCCTTCGGGCTCCCGAGGAGGGACTGGAGGAACCCTTGGGGATCTGACCCTGACTTGCGTCCAGAGTGTGCTTGGGCAGCTCAGCAAAGTGGGAGTAAACCCTGCCCCGCCAGCCCACAGACATGTGAACGCTAAGGAACAGAAAGCTCTTTG
This Lynx canadensis isolate LIC74 chromosome C1, mLynCan4.pri.v2, whole genome shotgun sequence DNA region includes the following protein-coding sequences:
- the DENND2D gene encoding DENN domain-containing protein 2D isoform X10, producing MLLGILHRPEIVNKPVAQSAAQNSQPLAQKAAGPWRCLLTTFSLATPWGSWEELRSELQCQDAASVGAGLLLPSWVPSHPSCSAIGCSAWKLPSPVWKAAHGLASRSCGWRLKRPLSQTLCSRSVGGKGSTPMPCRFEKMEGQVVGTMLRLFRNRLPRLRAGSRQDNLREAAKEPERAPEHCLSTFAGGQHFFEYLFVVSLKKKSSGHDYEPTITYQFPKRENLLRGQQEEEERLLSAIPLFCFPDGNEWAPLTEYPRETFSFVLTNVDGSRKIGYCRRLLPAGRGPRLPKVYCIISCIGCFGLFSKPGSMLGTLGEIEAERSLGSRKLGLSPPQRAHAPPLVRAWHEARMKQHEKCRTLNKCEDGCSTGGPRDSP
- the DENND2D gene encoding DENN domain-containing protein 2D isoform X2, encoding MLLGILHRPEIVNKPVAQSAAQNSQPLAQKAAGPWRCLLTTFSLATPWGSWEELRSELQCQDAASVGAGLLLPSWVPSHPSCSAIGCSAWKLPSPVWKAAHGLASRSCGWRLKRPLSQTLCSRSVGGKGSTPMPCRFEKMEGQVVGTMLRLFRNRLPRLRAGSRQDNLREAAKEPERAPEHCLSTFAGGQHFFEYLFVVSLKKKSSGHDYEPTITYQFPKRENLLRGQQEEEERLLSAIPLFCFPDGNEWAPLTEYPRETFSFVLTNVDGSRKIGYCRRLLPAGRGPRLPKVYCIISCIGCFGLFSKILDEVEKRHQISVAVIYPFMQGLREAAFPAPGKTVTLKSFIPDSGTEFISLTRPLDSHLEHVDFRSLLRCLRFEQILQIFASAVLERRIIFLAEDLSTLSQCIHAAAALLYPFSWAHTYIPVVPESLLDTVCCPTPFMVGVQMRFQQQVMDSPMEEVLLVNLCEGTFLMSVGDEKDILPPKLQDDILESLGQGINEFETSEQLNEHVSGPFVQFFVKTVGHYASYIKREANGQGRFQERAFYKALTSKTNRRFVKKFVKTQLFSLFIQEAEKSKHPPAGYFQQKILEYEEQKKQKKSREKTVK
- the DENND2D gene encoding DENN domain-containing protein 2D isoform X3, which gives rise to MLLGILHRPEIVNKPVAQSAAQNSQPLAQKAAGPWRCLLTTFSLATPWGSWEELRSELQCQDAASVGAGLLLPSWVPSHPSCSAIGCSAWKLPSPVWKAAHGLASRSCGWRLKRPLSQTLCSRSVGGKGSTPMPCRFEKMEGQVVGTMLRLFRNRLPRLRAGSRQDNLREAAKEPERAPEHCLSTFAGGQHFFEYLFVVSLKKKSSGHDYEPTITYQFPKRENLLRGQQEEEERLLSAIPLFCFPDGNEWAPLTEYPRETFSFVLTNVDGSRKIGYCRRLLPAGRGPRLPKVYCIISCIGCFGLFSKILDEVEKRHQISVAVIYPFMQGLREAAFPAPGKTVTLKSFIPDSGTEFISLTRPLDSHLEHVDFRSLLRCLRFEQILQIFASAVLERRIIFLAEDLSTLSQCIHAAAALLYPFSWAHTYIPVVPESLLDTVCCPTPFMVGVQMRFQQQVMDSPMEEVGDEKDILPPKLQDDILESLGQGINEFETASEQLNEHVSGPFVQFFVKTVGHYASYIKREANGQGRFQERAFYKALTSKTNRRFVKKFVKTQLFSLFIQEAEKSKHPPAGYFQQKILEYEEQKKQKKSREKTVK
- the DENND2D gene encoding DENN domain-containing protein 2D isoform X1 — translated: MLLGILHRPEIVNKPVAQSAAQNSQPLAQKAAGPWRCLLTTFSLATPWGSWEELRSELQCQDAASVGAGLLLPSWVPSHPSCSAIGCSAWKLPSPVWKAAHGLASRSCGWRLKRPLSQTLCSRSVGGKGSTPMPCRFEKMEGQVVGTMLRLFRNRLPRLRAGSRQDNLREAAKEPERAPEHCLSTFAGGQHFFEYLFVVSLKKKSSGHDYEPTITYQFPKRENLLRGQQEEEERLLSAIPLFCFPDGNEWAPLTEYPRETFSFVLTNVDGSRKIGYCRRLLPAGRGPRLPKVYCIISCIGCFGLFSKILDEVEKRHQISVAVIYPFMQGLREAAFPAPGKTVTLKSFIPDSGTEFISLTRPLDSHLEHVDFRSLLRCLRFEQILQIFASAVLERRIIFLAEDLSTLSQCIHAAAALLYPFSWAHTYIPVVPESLLDTVCCPTPFMVGVQMRFQQQVMDSPMEEVLLVNLCEGTFLMSVGDEKDILPPKLQDDILESLGQGINEFETASEQLNEHVSGPFVQFFVKTVGHYASYIKREANGQGRFQERAFYKALTSKTNRRFVKKFVKTQLFSLFIQEAEKSKHPPAGYFQQKILEYEEQKKQKKSREKTVK
- the DENND2D gene encoding DENN domain-containing protein 2D isoform X4, giving the protein MLLGILHRPEIVNKPVAQSAAQNSQPLAQKAAGPWRCLLTTFSLATPWGSWEELRSELQCQDAASVGAGLLLPSWVPSHPSCSAIGCSAWKLPSPVWKAAHGLASRSCGWRLKRPLSQTLCSRSVGGKGSTPMPCRFEKMEGQVVGTMLRLFRNRLPRLRAGSRQDNLREAAKEPERAPEHCLSTFAGGQHFFEYLFVVSLKKKSSGHDYEPTITYQFPKRENLLRGQQEEEERLLSAIPLFCFPDGNEWAPLTEYPRETFSFVLTNVDGSRKIGYCRRLLPAGRGPRLPKVYCIISCIGCFGLFSKILDEVEKRHQISVAVIYPFMQGLREAAFPAPGKTVTLKSFIPDSGTEFISLTRPLDSHLEHVDFRSLLRCLRFEQILQIFASAVLERRIIFLAEDLSTLSQCIHAAAALLYPFSWAHTYIPVVPESLLDTVCCPTPFMVGVQMRFQQQVMDSPMEEVLLVNLCEGTFLMSVGDEKDILPPKLQDDILESLGQGINEFERVENPYPISYFDW
- the DENND2D gene encoding DENN domain-containing protein 2D isoform X8, coding for MLLGILHRPEIVNKPVAQSAAQNSQPLAQKAAGPWRCLLTTFSLATPWGSWEELRSELQCQDAASVGAGLLLPSWVPSHPSCSAIGCSAWKLPSPVWKAAHGLASRSCGWRLKRPLSQTLCSRSVGGKGSTPMPCRFEKMEGQVVGTMLRLFRNRLPRLRAGSRQDNLREAAKEPERAPEHCLSTFAGGQHFFEYLFVVSLKKKSSGHDYEPTITYQFPKRENLLRGQQEEEERLLSAIPLFCFPDGNEWAPLTEYPRETFSFVLTNVDGSRKIGYCRRLLPAGRGPRLPKVYCIISCIGCFGLFSKILDEVEKRHQISVAVIYPFMQGLREAAFPAPGKTVTLKSFIPDSGTEFISLTRPLDSHLEHVDFRSLLRCLRFEQILQIFASAVLERRIIFLAEDLRSYW
- the DENND2D gene encoding DENN domain-containing protein 2D isoform X5; translated protein: MLLGILHRPEIVNKPVAQSAAQNSQPLAQKAAGPWRCLLTTFSLATPWGSWEELRSELQCQDAASVGAGLLLPSWVPSHPSCSAIGCSAWKLPSPVWKAAHGLASRSCGWRLKRPLSQTLCSRSVGGKGSTPMPCRFEKMEGQVVGTMLRLFRNRLPRLRAGSRQDNLREAAKEPERAPEHCLSTFAGGQHFFEYLFVVSLKKKSSGHDYEPTITYQFPKRENLLRGQQEEEERLLSAIPLFCFPDGNEWAPLTEYPRETFSFVLTNVDGSRKIGYCRRLLPAGRGPRLPKVYCIISCIGCFGLFSKILDEVEKRHQISVAVIYPFMQGLREAAFPAPGKTVTLKSFIPDSGTEFISLTRPLDSHLEHVDFRSLLRCLRFEQILQIFASAVLERRIIFLAEDLSTLSQCIHAAAALLYPFSWAHTYIPVVPESLLDTVCCPTPFMVGVQMRFQQQVMDSPMEEVLLVNLCEGTFLMSVSIWAPTPLQAHHLVYHTRLSRAPPPST